Proteins from one Cicer arietinum cultivar CDC Frontier isolate Library 1 chromosome 3, Cicar.CDCFrontier_v2.0, whole genome shotgun sequence genomic window:
- the LOC101511623 gene encoding uncharacterized protein isoform X1 — MFTFRYIYVRKKLSTVAFDPYSKRKGIMKEEHGRGWKVCIAVTCGILITIVLIAVILAFTLFKPKKLVSKVDSIEIQDMDIGFNVFSMNLNLNVTLNVDVSVKNPNKFGLKYYDGFALLHYRGLQIGEAPIPNGEISPEETKGVNVTLTLMADRLLSNSQIFSDVTSGKLPLNTFMSIAGEVNILSLIKFHVSSTSTCDFSINITNKTIENHVCHYKTKI; from the exons ATGTTTACTTTCAGATACATTTATGTGAGAAAAAAGTTGTCAACAGTAGCTTTTG ATCCATATAGTAAGAGAAAAGGCATAATGAAAGAAGAACATGGCAGAGGGTGGAAAGTGTGTATAGCTGTAACGTGTGGAATTTTGATAACAATTGTGTTGATAGCAGTGATCTTAGCATTTACATTGTTCAAACCAAAAAAACTGGTTAGCAAGGTGGATTCGATCGAGATTCAAGACATGGACATAGGTTTCAATGTGTTTAgtatgaatttaaatttgaatgttaCATTGAATGTGGATGTATCAGTTAAGAATCCAAATAAGTTTGGATTGAAATACTATGATGGATTTGCTCTATTACACTATAGAGGACTACAAATTGGTGAAGCTCCTATTCCTAATGGAGAGATATCTCCTGAGGAAACTAAGGGTGTGAATGTGACACTCACTCTTATGGCTGATCGTTTACTCTCTAATTCTCAGATTTTTTCAGATGTTACTTCAGGCAAATTGCCACTCAACACTTTTATGAGCATTGCTGGTGAAGTCAACATTTTAAGCCTTATCAAATTTCATGTCAGTTCCACCTCAACTTGTGATTTCAGTATCAATATTACCAATAAAACTATTGAGAACCATGTGTGCCATTACAAGACAAAGATTTGA
- the LOC101511623 gene encoding uncharacterized protein isoform X2, translated as MKEEHGRGWKVCIAVTCGILITIVLIAVILAFTLFKPKKLVSKVDSIEIQDMDIGFNVFSMNLNLNVTLNVDVSVKNPNKFGLKYYDGFALLHYRGLQIGEAPIPNGEISPEETKGVNVTLTLMADRLLSNSQIFSDVTSGKLPLNTFMSIAGEVNILSLIKFHVSSTSTCDFSINITNKTIENHVCHYKTKI; from the coding sequence ATGAAAGAAGAACATGGCAGAGGGTGGAAAGTGTGTATAGCTGTAACGTGTGGAATTTTGATAACAATTGTGTTGATAGCAGTGATCTTAGCATTTACATTGTTCAAACCAAAAAAACTGGTTAGCAAGGTGGATTCGATCGAGATTCAAGACATGGACATAGGTTTCAATGTGTTTAgtatgaatttaaatttgaatgttaCATTGAATGTGGATGTATCAGTTAAGAATCCAAATAAGTTTGGATTGAAATACTATGATGGATTTGCTCTATTACACTATAGAGGACTACAAATTGGTGAAGCTCCTATTCCTAATGGAGAGATATCTCCTGAGGAAACTAAGGGTGTGAATGTGACACTCACTCTTATGGCTGATCGTTTACTCTCTAATTCTCAGATTTTTTCAGATGTTACTTCAGGCAAATTGCCACTCAACACTTTTATGAGCATTGCTGGTGAAGTCAACATTTTAAGCCTTATCAAATTTCATGTCAGTTCCACCTCAACTTGTGATTTCAGTATCAATATTACCAATAAAACTATTGAGAACCATGTGTGCCATTACAAGACAAAGATTTGA
- the LOC105851789 gene encoding uncharacterized protein produces MEDNMIKIQDCNEEDGPYIEIELDHAVSTKIHNDYDDNKNNCIDDEYKLRISISSTISVSLQKESISDEIGASQATCVSVIPYDNVNVLYARKQPSMTTTTNGIMMKLLIKFRGLKIRSLFASLIKPRQNNISKKSITFFECYQKGLVNPSNGSNSKHWNMENDSICGSLRKSKKLSRVMEMDLGGILNGMGVSRRSKTRTCNTNNSPIHEGFCKENSIQAAIAYCKTSFGQTADFTFTSSISSTP; encoded by the exons atGGAGGACAACATGATTAAAATCCAAGACTGCAATGAAGAGGATGGTCCATACATAGAAATAGAACTTGACCATGCTGTTAGCACCAAAATTCACAATGATTATGATGACAACAAGAACAATTGTATAGATGATGAATACAAATTGCGCATTTCAATTTCATCAACGATTTCAGTTTCCCTCCAAAAAGAGAGTATAAGTGATGAAATTGGAGCTTCCCAGGCAACATGTGTGAGTGTGATCCCTTATGACAATGTCAATGTACTATATGCTAG GAAACAACCAAGcatgacaacaacaacaaatggaATTATGATGAAATTATTGATCAAGTTCCGAGGATTAAAAATCAGATCACTATTTGCATCACTAATAAAACCAAGACAAAACAACATAAGCAAAAAGTCAATAACCTTTTTTGAATGTTATCAAAAGGGATTGGTGAACCCCTCAAATGGAAGTAATAGCAAACATTGGAATATGGAGAATGATAGCATATGTGGATCTTtgagaaaaagtaaaaaattgagTAGGGTGATGGAGATGGATTTGGGAGGTATATTAAATGGCATGGGAGTGAGCAGAAGATCAAAAACAAGAACATGTAACACTAACAACTCACCAATTCATGAAGGATTTTGTAAAGAGAACTCTATTCAAGCAGCTATTGCATATTGTAAAACTTCATTTGGTCAAACAGCTGATTTCACTTTTACAAGTTCAATTAGCTCTACTCCTTAG
- the LOC101510671 gene encoding protein PIN-LIKES 6 isoform X1, producing the protein MMGTMERLLLAMENQGPGGESLLGSIKIAVLPIVKVFTMCFLGLLMASKYVNILPASGRRLLNGLVFSLLLPCLIFSQLGQAVTLQKMLDWWFIPMNVILSSIVGSIIGFIVASIVRPPYPFFKFTIIHIGIGNIGNVPLVLIAALCRDQNNPFGDSLKCSTDGTAYISFGQWVGAIILYTYVFNMLAPPPEGTFDIDNERLPLKSSTTKSDVVPEQVPLLTQEEAEEVESNLVSSSASGKSKMKIILAFLYEKLKLKQILQPPIIASILAMTLGAVPFLKKLIFTPDAPLFFFTDSCMILGEAMIPCILLALGGNLVDGPGSSKLGFRTTAAIVFARLVLVPPVGLGIVMLADKLGFLPPNDKMFRFVLLLQHSMPTSVLSGAVANLRGCGREAAAVLFWVHIFAVISMAGWIVLYLSILF; encoded by the exons ATGATGGGAACCATGGAGAGGCTTTTGTTGGCAATGGAAAATCAGGGTCCAGGTGGAGAATCATTGTTGGGTTCAATCAAAATTGCAGTTTTGCCAATAGTTAAAGTTTTCACTATGTGTTTCTTGGGacttcttatggcttctaagtATGTTAATATCTTACCTGCTTCTGGTAGAAGGCTTTTAAATGGG CTGGTTTTTTCACTTTTGCTACCTTGCTTGATATTCTCTCAGTTAGGACAAGCTGTTACTTTGCAGAAGATGCTTGATTG gTGGTTTATTCCCATGAATGTTATTTTGAGTTCAATAGTGGGCTCAATCATTGGATTTATTGTTGCCTCGATTGTGCGTCCTCCATACCCTTTCTTCAAGTTCACAATTATCCACATTGGAATCG GGAATATTGGGAATGTGCCCCTTGTCCTGATTGCTGCTTTATGTCGAGACCAAAACAATCCCTTCGGAGACTCACTTAAATGTAGCACAGATGGAACGGCCTATATATCATTTGGTCAATGG GTTGGTGCTATCATCCTGTACACCTATGTATTTAATATGTTGGCACCTCCTCCAGAGGGAACTTTTGACATTGATAATGAAAGGCTTCCATTAAAGAGCAGTACTACAAAGAGTGATGTTGTACCTGAACAAGTTCCATTGCTTACTCAGGAGGAGGCAGAGGAGGTGGAGAGCAATCTAGTCAGTTCAAGTGCTTCAGGAAAGTCGAAG ATGAAAATTATATTAGCATTCCTGTACGAGAAGTTGAAACTTAAGCAAATTCTTCAACCCCCTATCATTGCATCA ATTCTAGCCATGACACTTGGTGCAGTCCCATTTCTAAAGAAATTGATCTTTACGCCGGATGCTCCACTATTCTTCTTCACTGACAGTTGCATGATTCTTGG GGAGGCCATGATTCCTTGCATTCTGTTGGCATTGGGAGGCAACCTCGTCGATG GGCCTGGAAGTTCAAAACTTGGTTTTCGGACAACTGCTGCTATTGTTTTTGCACGGTTAGTTTTAGTGCCTCCTGTTGGACTCGGCATCGTCATGTTGGCTGACAAGCTCGGCTTTCTGCCCCCGAATGATAAGATGTTTCGATTTGTCCTACTACTACAGCATTCGATGCCGACGTCTGTCCTTTCAG GTGCTGTTGCTAATTTAAGAGGGTGTGGAAGGGAGGCAGCTGCTGTCTTATTCTGGGTCCACATCTTTGCTGTAATATCAATGGCTGGATGGATTGTTCTATACCTTAGCATACTCTTCTGA
- the LOC101510671 gene encoding protein PIN-LIKES 6 isoform X2, with protein MMGTMERLLLAMENQGPGGESLLGSIKIAVLPIVKVFTMCFLGLLMASKYVNILPASGRRLLNGLVFSLLLPCLIFSQLGQAVTLQKMLDWWFIPMNVILSSIVGSIIGFIVASIVRPPYPFFKFTIIHIGIGNIGNVPLVLIAALCRDQNNPFGDSLKCSTDGTAYISFGQWVGAIILYTYVFNMLAPPPEGTFDIDNERLPLKSSTTKSDVVPEQVPLLTQEEAEEVESNLVSSSASGKSKMKIILAFLYEKLKLKQILQPPIIASILAMTLGAVPFLKKLIFTPDAPLFFFTDSCMILGEAMIPCILLALGGNLVDGPGSSKLGFRTTAAIVFARLVLVPPVGLGIVMLADKLGFLPPNDKMFRFVLLLQHSMPTSVLSGIWCCC; from the exons ATGATGGGAACCATGGAGAGGCTTTTGTTGGCAATGGAAAATCAGGGTCCAGGTGGAGAATCATTGTTGGGTTCAATCAAAATTGCAGTTTTGCCAATAGTTAAAGTTTTCACTATGTGTTTCTTGGGacttcttatggcttctaagtATGTTAATATCTTACCTGCTTCTGGTAGAAGGCTTTTAAATGGG CTGGTTTTTTCACTTTTGCTACCTTGCTTGATATTCTCTCAGTTAGGACAAGCTGTTACTTTGCAGAAGATGCTTGATTG gTGGTTTATTCCCATGAATGTTATTTTGAGTTCAATAGTGGGCTCAATCATTGGATTTATTGTTGCCTCGATTGTGCGTCCTCCATACCCTTTCTTCAAGTTCACAATTATCCACATTGGAATCG GGAATATTGGGAATGTGCCCCTTGTCCTGATTGCTGCTTTATGTCGAGACCAAAACAATCCCTTCGGAGACTCACTTAAATGTAGCACAGATGGAACGGCCTATATATCATTTGGTCAATGG GTTGGTGCTATCATCCTGTACACCTATGTATTTAATATGTTGGCACCTCCTCCAGAGGGAACTTTTGACATTGATAATGAAAGGCTTCCATTAAAGAGCAGTACTACAAAGAGTGATGTTGTACCTGAACAAGTTCCATTGCTTACTCAGGAGGAGGCAGAGGAGGTGGAGAGCAATCTAGTCAGTTCAAGTGCTTCAGGAAAGTCGAAG ATGAAAATTATATTAGCATTCCTGTACGAGAAGTTGAAACTTAAGCAAATTCTTCAACCCCCTATCATTGCATCA ATTCTAGCCATGACACTTGGTGCAGTCCCATTTCTAAAGAAATTGATCTTTACGCCGGATGCTCCACTATTCTTCTTCACTGACAGTTGCATGATTCTTGG GGAGGCCATGATTCCTTGCATTCTGTTGGCATTGGGAGGCAACCTCGTCGATG GGCCTGGAAGTTCAAAACTTGGTTTTCGGACAACTGCTGCTATTGTTTTTGCACGGTTAGTTTTAGTGCCTCCTGTTGGACTCGGCATCGTCATGTTGGCTGACAAGCTCGGCTTTCTGCCCCCGAATGATAAGATGTTTCGATTTGTCCTACTACTACAGCATTCGATGCCGACGTCTGTCCTTTCAGGTATATG GTGCTGTTGCTAA
- the LOC101510992 gene encoding calcium-binding allergen Bet v 3-like, which produces MGQQKINMTSSSFRLRCRSLNSLRLRRIFDMFDKNGDSMITVEEISQALTMLGLEAEFKELESMIKSYIKDGNEGLTYEDFVGLHESLGNTYFGVEEDEMETLDTDLWEAFKVFDENGDGYISAKELQVVLGKLGLVEGNLIDNVQRMIVSVDTNRDGRVDFCEFKDMMRTTIVPASS; this is translated from the exons ATGGGGCAACAGAAAATAAACATGACATCATCGTCGTTTAGGCTTCGATGTCGGAGTCTCAACTCGCTCCGTCTCCGAAGAATATTTGACATGTTCGACAAAAACGGTGATTCTATGATAACAGTAGAGGAAATAAGCCAGGCGTTGACCATGTTGGGATTGGAAGCAGAGTTCAAAGAGCTTGAATCCATGATCAA GTCGTACATAAAGGATGGCAACGAAGGGCTAACGTATGAGGATTTCGTAGGTTTGCACGAATCTCTTGGGAACACATATTTTGGAGTGGAAGAAGACGAAATGGAAACACTTGACACAGATTTGTGGGAAGCATtcaaggtgtttgatgaaaatgGCGATGGTTACATTTCGGCTAAGGAATTGCAAGTAGTGTTAGGGAAGCTTGGACTCGTGGAAGGGAACTTGATTGATAACGTTCAACGAATGATTGTGTCGGTTGACACCAACCGTGATGGTCGTGTTGATTTCTGTGAATTTAAGGATATGATGCGCACCACTATTGTCCCTGCTTCTTCATAA
- the LOC101511300 gene encoding uncharacterized protein, whose product MKDTQNKQEQEQVLMNIPPKKGRNRCITSICILLLLLIILVTVCVVLALTLFKPKQPITKISSATLQGISPRLTFPSIDVQLNVTLDIKIQVENRNRASFKHEDGTSFLMYKGVEVGETDIFPGLIPARSSSILPCRLTLQADKLASNMTGFIRDLMSGKLTLETVTKIPGRVTFLGFIKKHIVAVSNCQFGIGFPDLEIKTQICKNKAKL is encoded by the coding sequence ATGAAGGATACACAAAACAAGCAAGAGCAAGAACAAGTGTTGATGAATATTCCAccaaaaaaaggaagaaatagATGTATAACTTCCATATGCATacttttattacttttaataattttagtcACAGTTTGTGTTGTTCTTGCCTTAACACTTTTCAAGCCAAAACAACCAATAACAAAGATTTCTTCAGCTACTTTACAAGGTATATCACCTCGTTTAACATTTCCTTCAATTGACGTACAACTCAATGTTACTCTTGACATCAAGATTCAAGTTGAGAATCGAAACCGCGCAAGCTTCAAACACGAAGATGGAACTAGTTTTTTGATGTATAAAGGTGTTGAAGTTGGAGAAACAGATATTTTTCCTGGTTTGATTCCTGCAAGAAGTTCTAGTATACTTCCTTGTAGGCTTACCCTTCAAGCTGATAAATTAGCATCTAATATGACAGGTTTTATAAGGGATTTGATGAGTGGTAAACTCACTTTGGAAACGGTTACTAAGATTCCTGGAAGAGTTACTTTTCTTGGATTTATCAAGAAACATATTGTTGCTGTGTCTAATTGTCAATTTGGTATTGGTTTTCCTGATTTGGAGATTAAAACCCAAATTTGCAAGAATAAGGCTAAGTTGTGA